A section of the Clostridium sp. TW13 genome encodes:
- the cysS gene encoding cysteine--tRNA ligase, translated as MKLKIYNSESRRKEEFNEIENGEVKLYTCGPTVYNYAHIGNLRTYIFEDVLKKVLKYQGYKVKHVMNITDVGHLQSDGDEGEDKMELGAKRENKNVLELARFYEEAFFKDLERLNIEPPTVKARATEHIEDMINLIKLLESKGYTYVANRNVYFSIDKFPNYDKLANLNVTELMAGSRIEVDKFKKNPLDFVLWFVNSKYKNHILQWDSPWGIGFPGWHMECSAIAIKYLGENIDIHCGGIDHLPVHHTNEVAQSEAALGHKWVNYWVHGNYLILENEKMSKSSGTFYTLDKLIEDGFSPMDYRFYVLQSQYRKTLTFNYESLHEAKKSFESMKNRIFTVINNINKDESINEAAIEAFKDKFNESIYDDLNLANAFTVLHEVIKSKDLNNIEKKLLIGDFDRVFSLDLLNVAKPITLDKDKAEKVEDLIKERSLARANKQWKKADEIRDLLLEQNIEIKDTKEGTTWRLM; from the coding sequence ATGAAACTAAAAATTTATAACAGTGAAAGTAGAAGGAAAGAGGAATTTAATGAAATAGAAAATGGAGAGGTTAAATTATATACTTGTGGACCAACAGTATACAATTACGCTCATATAGGAAATTTGAGAACCTATATTTTTGAAGATGTACTTAAAAAAGTACTAAAGTATCAGGGATATAAAGTTAAACATGTAATGAATATAACTGATGTAGGTCACCTTCAATCTGATGGAGATGAGGGTGAAGATAAGATGGAGCTTGGAGCAAAAAGAGAAAATAAAAATGTATTAGAACTAGCAAGGTTTTATGAAGAGGCTTTCTTTAAAGATTTAGAAAGACTAAATATAGAACCTCCAACAGTAAAAGCCAGAGCTACAGAACACATAGAGGATATGATAAACCTTATAAAGCTTTTAGAGTCTAAAGGATATACCTATGTTGCAAATAGAAATGTTTATTTTTCTATAGATAAATTTCCCAATTATGATAAATTAGCAAACTTAAATGTGACTGAATTAATGGCAGGAAGCAGAATTGAGGTAGATAAATTCAAGAAAAATCCCTTAGATTTTGTTTTGTGGTTTGTGAATTCTAAATATAAGAATCATATTCTACAATGGGATTCTCCTTGGGGAATAGGTTTTCCAGGATGGCATATGGAATGCTCTGCAATAGCAATTAAATACTTGGGAGAAAATATTGATATACATTGTGGTGGAATAGATCATTTGCCTGTACATCATACAAACGAGGTTGCGCAATCAGAAGCAGCCTTGGGGCATAAATGGGTAAATTATTGGGTTCATGGAAATTATCTTATATTAGAGAATGAAAAGATGTCTAAATCAAGTGGAACCTTTTATACATTAGATAAATTAATTGAGGATGGATTTTCACCAATGGATTATAGGTTTTATGTATTACAATCTCAATATAGAAAGACATTGACTTTTAATTATGAAAGTTTGCACGAAGCTAAAAAGTCATTTGAATCAATGAAGAACAGAATTTTTACAGTAATAAACAATATAAATAAAGATGAAAGTATCAATGAAGCAGCAATAGAAGCTTTTAAAGATAAATTTAATGAATCAATCTATGACGATTTAAATCTAGCTAATGCATTTACAGTTTTACATGAGGTGATAAAGAGTAAAGATTTAAATAATATAGAAAAGAAGCTATTAATAGGTGATTTTGATAGAGTTTTTAGCTTGGATTTATTAAATGTAGCAAAGCCTATTACATTAGATAAAGATAAGGCTGAAAAAGTTGAAGATTTAATAAAAGAAAGATCTTTAGCAAGAGCAAATAAGCAATGGAAGAAAGCTGATGAGATACGAGATTTGCTACTAGAACAAAATATAGAAATAAAGGATACTAAAGAAGGTACTACATGGAGGTTAATGTGA
- the panD gene encoding aspartate 1-decarboxylase: MILTMLKGKIHRATVTQAELNYMGSITIDKTLMEASGIIENEKVQIVDVNNGERFETYVIPGKRDSGVICLNGAAARLVQPEDKVIIIAYAQMSEEEAKKYKPKVVFMNDDNTIKEITNYESNE; this comes from the coding sequence ATGATATTAACTATGTTAAAAGGAAAAATACACAGAGCAACTGTAACTCAAGCTGAATTGAATTATATGGGAAGCATTACTATAGATAAAACTCTAATGGAGGCTTCTGGTATTATAGAAAATGAAAAAGTTCAAATAGTTGATGTTAATAATGGAGAAAGGTTTGAAACTTATGTAATTCCAGGCAAAAGAGATTCAGGAGTAATCTGCTTAAATGGAGCTGCAGCAAGACTTGTGCAACCTGAGGATAAGGTGATTATTATAGCATATGCACAAATGAGTGAAGAAGAAGCTAAAAAATATAAACCGAAGGTTGTATTTATGAACGATGACAATACAATAAAAGAAATTACGAATTATGAATCTAATGAATAG
- a CDS encoding DUF1292 domain-containing protein: MQNNVDTIVLYDENGEETEFNVVVKFDIEDSEYVVVTPVEASEEDVAIPLKIVKDNEGNELFETVEDEQEFDMVAEAYNTLFADEEN, translated from the coding sequence ATGCAAAACAATGTAGATACAATAGTATTATATGATGAAAATGGAGAAGAAACTGAATTTAACGTGGTTGTAAAGTTTGACATTGAGGACAGTGAATATGTAGTAGTTACGCCGGTAGAAGCCTCAGAGGAAGATGTAGCAATTCCGTTAAAAATAGTAAAAGATAATGAAGGCAATGAACTATTTGAAACAGTTGAAGATGAACAAGAATTTGATATGGTAGCAGAGGCATATAATACATTGTTTGCTGATGAGGAGAATTAG
- the ruvX gene encoding Holliday junction resolvase RuvX, whose protein sequence is MRILGLDVGSKTIGVAMSDPLGWTAQGITTIKRKNFKEDIAAVKKMYDENHVDKIVIGLPKNMNGTLGHTAEMVEDFCERLKREFSPEIIMWDERLTTVAAHKAMLEADLSREKRKKIVDKIAAIYILQGYLDRISNS, encoded by the coding sequence ATGAGAATATTAGGGCTAGATGTGGGCTCAAAGACAATAGGAGTAGCTATGAGTGATCCATTAGGTTGGACTGCTCAAGGAATTACAACTATAAAAAGAAAAAATTTCAAAGAGGACATAGCCGCTGTAAAAAAAATGTATGATGAAAATCATGTAGATAAGATAGTTATTGGGTTGCCTAAAAATATGAATGGAACTCTTGGGCATACTGCTGAAATGGTGGAGGATTTTTGTGAGAGATTAAAAAGAGAGTTCTCACCTGAAATCATTATGTGGGATGAAAGACTTACTACAGTTGCCGCACATAAAGCAATGTTAGAAGCAGATCTTTCAAGAGAAAAAAGAAAAAAAATTGTGGATAAAATAGCAGCTATTTATATATTGCAAGGATATCTTGATAGAATATCAAATAGTTAG
- a CDS encoding AI-2E family transporter encodes MIDRLKKHTFIIIIFLLIMIIVLTLIYVKFIREVAYLVFVSFLLAYFLKPIYKAICKKIKLNKRLIAAIVVFSTFGLIILISIMLVSSLIKEWNNIDKILDSIEELFKNLENNLKFKDFNFVEVINNQIFEKINVVLYRLSTNGIDDIINVGENLMAFAIVPFISYYFLADGKKMIEKIFLLLPVSKKRFARDMTNNIDVLLGKYIFSQIILCGIIGVLTFIPLFFMGVPLPLWLSFINAVFNLVPYFGPIIGAIPAIIVALIKSKTLALWTAGILFAIQQVEGNVICPLITAYSVKLHPLSVIVLVLIGEKFGGIFGMILAIPVGVIIKQVYEDINYYLY; translated from the coding sequence GTGATAGATAGGTTGAAAAAGCATACTTTTATAATAATTATATTTTTACTAATTATGATTATAGTGCTGACTTTAATATATGTTAAGTTTATTAGAGAAGTTGCATATTTAGTTTTTGTATCGTTTTTATTGGCATATTTTTTAAAGCCAATATATAAAGCAATTTGTAAAAAAATAAAACTTAACAAAAGGTTAATTGCAGCAATAGTTGTATTTTCTACTTTTGGTTTGATAATACTTATTTCTATAATGCTTGTGTCAAGTTTAATCAAAGAATGGAATAACATTGACAAGATATTAGATTCTATAGAAGAGTTATTTAAAAATTTAGAAAATAATCTTAAATTTAAGGATTTTAATTTTGTAGAGGTAATTAATAATCAGATATTTGAAAAGATAAATGTGGTTTTGTATAGATTATCTACTAATGGGATTGATGATATCATCAATGTAGGTGAAAACTTAATGGCTTTTGCAATAGTTCCATTTATAAGTTATTATTTTTTGGCTGATGGAAAAAAGATGATTGAAAAGATTTTTTTATTATTGCCAGTAAGTAAAAAGAGGTTTGCAAGAGATATGACAAATAATATAGATGTGTTGCTTGGAAAATATATTTTTAGTCAGATTATTTTATGTGGAATTATAGGAGTACTGACTTTTATACCATTATTTTTTATGGGAGTACCATTACCACTTTGGTTATCATTTATAAATGCTGTTTTTAATCTTGTGCCTTACTTTGGACCAATAATAGGAGCAATACCAGCTATAATTGTAGCACTTATTAAATCAAAAACTCTTGCGTTATGGACTGCAGGGATTTTGTTTGCAATTCAGCAAGTAGAAGGAAATGTTATATGTCCTCTAATCACAGCATATAGTGTTAAGCTTCACCCATTATCAGTGATAGTTTTAGTTCTAATTGGAGAAAAATTTGGAGGGATTTTTGGTATGATTCTTGCAATTCCAGTAGGAGTAATAATCAAACAGGTTTATGAAGATATAAATTATTATTTATATTAA
- a CDS encoding ribonuclease J: MDNTIREVQNMDDNNVKEKTNYPRRRPYRTPKKQEVKAENKVENKEIKEEKNEQIVEDVKSENVQVKPKAKTQTRRKPTTKKEKQKIKIIPLGGLNEIGKNITVIEYKDEIAIIDCGLKFPEEDMFGIDIVIPDISYLLKNKDKIKGIFLTHGHEDHIGALPYVLKQINVPVYGTKLTLGIVETKLKEHNLLSVVDLKRIQPRDIIKLDNMSVEFIKTNHSIADSVAIAVHTPLGVVLHTGDFKIDYTPIDGEVMDFARFAELGKKGVIAMLADSTNVERDGYTQSEKSVGEKLEMLFGKAKGRILVATFASNIHRIQQIVKAAEKYGRRVAVSGRSMENIVQVGIELGYLVVEKDTMIGIDDINKYTEDKIVVITTGSQGEPMSALARMAASEHKKINIVPGDMVIISATPIPGNEKLVSKIINQLVKKGANVIYGSAQGIHVSGHACKEELKLMQTLVRPKFFIPVHGEYRHLKQHGELATTVGLKPENLIIGDNGDIIEVTRDSIKKNGTVTSGQIFVDGLGVGDVGNIVLRDRKHLSQDGILTVVATIERESGMIIAGPDIISRGFVYVRESEILMDEAREIVRNVLRECEENKITDWATLKSSIRDSLRSFLYEKTKRKPMILPIIMEI, translated from the coding sequence ATGGATAATACAATTAGAGAAGTGCAAAATATGGATGATAACAATGTAAAAGAAAAAACTAACTATCCTAGAAGAAGACCGTATAGAACGCCTAAAAAACAGGAAGTTAAGGCTGAAAATAAGGTTGAAAATAAGGAAATAAAAGAAGAAAAAAATGAGCAAATAGTTGAGGACGTAAAGAGTGAAAATGTTCAAGTAAAGCCAAAAGCGAAAACTCAAACAAGAAGAAAACCTACAACTAAAAAAGAAAAGCAGAAGATAAAAATAATACCATTAGGTGGACTTAATGAGATTGGAAAGAATATAACAGTTATAGAATATAAAGATGAAATTGCTATAATTGATTGTGGACTTAAGTTCCCTGAAGAAGATATGTTTGGAATTGATATAGTTATTCCTGATATTTCATATCTTCTTAAGAATAAGGATAAAATAAAGGGTATTTTCTTAACTCATGGACATGAGGATCATATTGGCGCATTACCATATGTTCTTAAGCAAATCAATGTACCAGTATATGGAACAAAACTAACATTGGGTATTGTAGAAACAAAGCTTAAGGAACATAATTTACTAAGCGTAGTGGATTTAAAGAGAATACAACCAAGAGATATTATAAAACTTGATAATATGTCTGTGGAATTTATAAAAACCAACCATAGTATAGCTGATTCAGTAGCTATTGCAGTTCACACACCTTTAGGTGTAGTGCTTCATACTGGAGATTTTAAAATAGACTATACACCAATAGATGGAGAAGTTATGGATTTTGCTAGATTTGCGGAATTAGGCAAAAAAGGTGTTATAGCTATGTTGGCTGATAGTACAAATGTTGAACGTGATGGTTATACTCAATCTGAAAAGAGTGTTGGAGAAAAACTTGAGATGTTGTTTGGCAAGGCAAAAGGCAGAATATTAGTGGCTACTTTTGCATCAAATATTCATAGAATTCAACAAATTGTAAAAGCAGCAGAAAAGTATGGAAGAAGAGTTGCTGTCTCAGGAAGAAGCATGGAAAATATTGTACAGGTAGGTATTGAACTTGGTTACTTAGTTGTGGAAAAAGATACTATGATTGGTATTGATGACATAAATAAATATACTGAGGATAAAATTGTTGTTATTACTACAGGTAGCCAAGGGGAACCAATGTCTGCTTTAGCAAGAATGGCAGCATCAGAGCATAAGAAAATTAATATTGTGCCAGGAGATATGGTTATAATATCAGCAACTCCAATACCAGGAAATGAAAAACTAGTATCTAAGATAATAAATCAATTAGTTAAAAAAGGTGCTAACGTGATTTATGGATCAGCACAAGGTATTCACGTTTCAGGGCATGCATGTAAGGAAGAACTTAAACTTATGCAGACTCTAGTAAGACCAAAGTTCTTTATCCCAGTTCATGGGGAGTATAGACATTTGAAGCAACATGGAGAGTTAGCCACTACTGTAGGATTAAAGCCTGAGAATTTAATTATAGGCGATAATGGTGATATTATAGAAGTGACTAGAGACAGTATAAAGAAAAATGGTACAGTTACTTCAGGACAAATATTTGTAGATGGACTTGGTGTAGGTGATGTAGGAAATATAGTATTAAGAGACAGAAAGCATTTATCTCAAGATGGTATATTAACTGTTGTTGCTACTATAGAAAGAGAATCAGGTATGATAATAGCTGGACCAGATATTATTTCTAGAGGATTTGTATATGTAAGAGAATCTGAAATTCTAATGGATGAAGCTAGAGAAATCGTTAGAAATGTCCTAAGAGAATGTGAAGAAAATAAAATAACTGATTGGGCTACATTGAAATCTAGTATTAGAGATAGTTTAAGAAGCTTTTTATATGAAAAGACTAAGAGAAAACCTATGATTTTACCTATAATTATGGAAATATAA
- a CDS encoding IreB family regulatory phosphoprotein has protein sequence MSNENLQNTMQFDFPKDKKDLTKTILNEVYTSLKEKGYNPVNQLVGYIISGDPTYITNYNGARALVRKLERDEILEEVIKSYLEIK, from the coding sequence ATGAGCAACGAAAATTTACAAAACACAATGCAATTTGATTTTCCGAAGGACAAAAAGGATTTAACTAAGACTATACTTAACGAAGTATATACTTCCCTTAAGGAGAAAGGTTATAATCCTGTTAATCAACTTGTTGGATATATAATTTCAGGTGACCCTACTTACATCACTAATTATAACGGAGCAAGAGCTTTAGTGAGGAAATTAGAGCGAGATGAAATATTAGAAGAGGTCATAAAGTCTTATTTAGAAATAAAGTAA
- a CDS encoding Fur family transcriptional regulator, with product MIAAISENDIKKLKEDLKQKGYKLTPQRRAIVDTIIAGKGSHLTAEEIYDEVKKLCPEIGLATVYRTIILLEEIGLIYKLELNDGCSRYELANKDEVHRHHHLVCNKCGSVIEVQDDLLENLETEIEKKYNFKIKDHSVKFFGLCSECRKDG from the coding sequence ATGATTGCTGCAATCAGTGAAAATGATATAAAAAAATTAAAAGAAGACTTAAAGCAAAAGGGATACAAACTGACACCTCAAAGAAGAGCAATTGTTGATACAATAATTGCAGGTAAGGGTTCTCATTTGACTGCGGAAGAAATTTATGATGAGGTCAAAAAGTTATGTCCAGAAATAGGTCTTGCTACAGTTTATAGAACAATAATACTGCTTGAAGAAATAGGACTAATTTATAAGCTTGAATTAAATGATGGTTGTAGTAGATATGAATTAGCAAATAAAGATGAAGTTCATAGACATCATCATTTAGTCTGTAACAAGTGTGGCAGTGTAATAGAGGTTCAGGATGATTTACTAGAAAATCTTGAAACAGAAATAGAAAAAAAATATAATTTTAAGATAAAGGATCATAGTGTTAAATTTTTTGGACTATGTAGTGAGTGTAGAAAAGATGGATAA
- the alaS gene encoding alanine--tRNA ligase, whose amino-acid sequence MKFMKTSEIRESYLGFFESKGHLRMDSFSLVPKNDKSLLLINAGMAPLKPYFTGVEEPPRRRVTTCQKCIRTGDIENVGKTSRHGTFFEMLGNFSFGDYFKNEIIPWAWEYITGVLQIPKDKLFVTIYLDDDEAYEIWTTKTDMDPNRIFRLGKEDNFWEHGSGPCGPCTEIHYNKAGVTVTTAEEFVKAGDEDKIVEFWNLVFTQFDGDGKGNYERLANPNIDTGMGLERMATIMQGVDNIFEIDIVKDILQGVCGIVGKEYGKDKNTDISLRIITDHVKSVSMMLCDGVQPSNEGRGYVLRRLLRRAARHGRLLGVKDEFLYKVVDFVIDNYGDAYPALHQKADYIKKIVTLEEKRFNETIDSGMDILKEYIEEAVKENKTVLEGEKAFKLYDTYGFPLELTEEILEEKSITVDIEEFNKNMKDQRERARAARGESSYMGADEVPLNKIDASITTKFDGYNNTTLKSNILVIVTDEEERTALTSGETGYVFTETTPFYAEMGGQVGDTGLILTETAKVKVTNCKKNVGGKIAHYVEVLEGSIAVGETVELKVCEKKRKNVCKNHTATHMLQEALREVLGEHVHQSGSYVDEERLRFDFTHFSALSKEEIEKAEIIVNEKIMDVFDVVTNVMTIEEAKKSGAMALFDDKYSEEVRVVSVGDFSKELCGGTHVRNSGEIGLFKIISESGVAAGVRRIEALTGFGAIHYVESKNKELKEISSILKCSESDVIKKIEQQSNELKIKEKEIIELKNKLASGAEEDILNNIKEVEGIKVLSAALKDIDGNALRDLCDKMRDKIGSGVVVLGSEVSGKVNFVAMASKDTLPKGIHCGKIIKEVATIAGGSGGGRPDMAQAGGKDAEKLECAMENVFEIVKKLVK is encoded by the coding sequence ATGAAATTTATGAAGACAAGTGAGATTAGAGAAAGCTATTTAGGCTTTTTTGAAAGCAAAGGACATTTAAGAATGGATTCATTCTCTTTAGTTCCTAAAAATGATAAGAGTCTACTTCTTATTAATGCTGGTATGGCACCATTGAAGCCATATTTTACAGGCGTTGAAGAGCCACCTAGAAGGAGAGTAACTACTTGTCAAAAGTGTATAAGAACTGGTGATATTGAGAATGTAGGAAAAACATCAAGACATGGTACATTTTTTGAGATGCTTGGAAACTTTTCTTTTGGAGATTATTTTAAGAATGAAATTATTCCATGGGCATGGGAATATATAACTGGAGTTTTACAAATTCCAAAGGATAAATTGTTTGTTACAATATATCTTGATGATGATGAAGCTTATGAAATTTGGACTACTAAAACAGATATGGATCCAAATAGAATATTTAGATTAGGAAAAGAAGATAATTTCTGGGAACACGGTTCAGGTCCATGTGGTCCATGTACAGAAATACATTATAATAAGGCAGGGGTTACTGTTACTACTGCTGAAGAATTTGTAAAAGCAGGTGATGAAGATAAGATAGTTGAATTTTGGAATCTTGTATTTACACAATTTGATGGAGATGGAAAAGGAAACTATGAAAGACTTGCAAATCCTAACATAGATACTGGTATGGGTCTTGAAAGAATGGCTACAATCATGCAAGGTGTAGATAATATTTTTGAAATTGATATAGTAAAAGATATTTTACAAGGAGTATGTGGTATAGTTGGTAAAGAATATGGCAAAGATAAAAATACAGATATTTCTTTAAGAATTATAACTGATCACGTGAAAAGTGTTTCTATGATGTTATGTGATGGAGTTCAACCATCTAATGAAGGAAGAGGTTATGTTCTTAGAAGATTACTAAGAAGAGCTGCTAGACATGGCAGATTACTTGGTGTTAAAGATGAATTCTTATATAAAGTAGTAGACTTTGTAATTGATAATTATGGGGATGCTTATCCAGCATTACATCAAAAGGCAGACTATATTAAGAAGATTGTGACTTTAGAAGAAAAGAGATTCAATGAAACTATAGATTCTGGAATGGATATTCTAAAAGAATATATTGAAGAAGCAGTGAAGGAAAACAAAACTGTTTTAGAAGGAGAAAAAGCATTTAAGCTTTATGATACTTATGGTTTCCCATTAGAATTAACAGAAGAAATTTTAGAGGAAAAAAGCATAACAGTTGATATAGAAGAATTTAATAAGAATATGAAGGATCAAAGAGAAAGAGCTAGAGCTGCTAGAGGTGAAAGTTCATATATGGGAGCAGATGAAGTGCCACTAAACAAGATAGATGCTTCTATAACAACTAAATTTGATGGATATAATAATACTACATTAAAATCTAACATTCTAGTTATAGTTACAGATGAAGAAGAAAGAACAGCTTTGACAAGTGGAGAAACAGGATATGTATTTACTGAAACTACACCATTCTATGCTGAAATGGGAGGTCAAGTAGGAGATACAGGACTTATTTTAACAGAAACTGCAAAGGTTAAAGTTACAAATTGTAAGAAAAATGTTGGTGGCAAAATAGCTCATTATGTTGAAGTGCTTGAAGGTTCTATAGCTGTAGGTGAAACTGTAGAATTAAAGGTATGTGAAAAGAAAAGAAAGAATGTATGTAAGAATCATACAGCAACACATATGTTACAGGAAGCTTTAAGAGAAGTTTTAGGCGAACATGTACATCAATCAGGTTCTTATGTTGATGAAGAAAGATTAAGATTTGACTTCACACATTTTTCAGCTTTATCAAAAGAAGAAATAGAAAAGGCTGAAATAATAGTAAATGAAAAGATAATGGATGTTTTTGATGTTGTAACGAATGTTATGACCATTGAAGAAGCAAAAAAATCAGGTGCTATGGCTTTATTTGATGACAAATATTCCGAAGAAGTTAGAGTAGTATCAGTAGGAGATTTCTCAAAAGAATTATGTGGTGGAACTCACGTTAGAAATTCAGGAGAAATTGGTTTATTCAAGATAATATCAGAAAGTGGTGTTGCTGCTGGTGTTAGAAGAATAGAAGCACTTACAGGTTTTGGAGCAATACATTATGTAGAGTCTAAAAACAAAGAACTTAAGGAAATATCATCAATATTAAAATGTTCTGAATCAGATGTAATTAAGAAAATAGAGCAACAATCAAATGAATTAAAAATAAAAGAAAAAGAAATAATAGAGTTAAAAAATAAATTAGCTTCAGGTGCAGAAGAAGATATTCTAAACAACATAAAAGAAGTTGAAGGAATTAAAGTATTATCAGCTGCATTAAAGGATATAGATGGAAATGCCTTAAGAGACTTATGTGATAAAATGAGAGATAAAATAGGATCAGGAGTAGTAGTTCTTGGAAGTGAAGTAAGTGGAAAAGTTAATTTTGTTGCTATGGCTTCTAAGGATACTTTACCAAAAGGAATTCATTGTGGTAAAATAATTAAAGAAGTAGCAACTATAGCTGGAGGCAGTGGTGGTGGAAGACCAGATATGGCTCAAGCTGGTGGTAAAGATGCTGAAAAATTAGAATGTGCAATGGAAAATGTTTTTGAAATAGTAAAAAAATTAGTTAAATAG
- a CDS encoding PRC-barrel domain-containing protein, producing the protein MLRKRDLLNNEVFFINGKKVGVVKEILVDFARKKVIGLEVSYLGILSHKVVCTEDIISIDKKIIINKFSNTEGINLSKIMDLDIIDKKGELKGNVEDIIVSKDDFSIEGLICTSGFFRKILEGKTIFTLDTLILGEDNILYFGDYKVTLKSMPHKLIRDDNCDR; encoded by the coding sequence ATGCTTAGAAAAAGGGATCTTTTGAACAATGAAGTTTTTTTTATAAATGGTAAGAAAGTTGGAGTTGTAAAAGAAATTCTTGTAGATTTTGCAAGAAAAAAAGTTATTGGATTGGAAGTGAGCTATCTTGGAATTTTATCTCATAAGGTAGTTTGTACTGAAGATATAATATCAATAGATAAAAAAATTATAATAAATAAGTTTTCCAATACAGAGGGAATTAATTTATCTAAAATAATGGATTTGGACATAATAGATAAAAAAGGTGAATTAAAAGGCAATGTGGAAGATATTATTGTAAGTAAAGATGATTTTTCTATTGAAGGTCTAATTTGCACTTCAGGATTTTTTCGAAAGATTTTAGAAGGAAAGACTATTTTTACTTTGGACACACTAATTTTGGGAGAAGACAATATCCTATATTTTGGAGATTACAAAGTAACGTTAAAAAGCATGCCTCACAAACTTATAAGGGATGATAATTGTGATAGATAG
- the panC gene encoding pantoate--beta-alanine ligase, protein MLVKEIKELRSMIKSWRREGLSIGFVPTMGALHEGHESLIKRAVAENDRVVVSVFVNPTQFGPNEDYDAYPRNIDKDLKLCMNAGATVVFNPEPKEMYFQDKSTSVSVSGLTDVLCGAKRPGHFDGVCLVVSKFLNIVTPDRAYFGQKDAQQVAVIKRMIRDLNIDVEIIPCPIVREEDGLAKSSRNTYLSAEERKAALVLSRSLKMAKKALDNGERDAYKLKELIRVEISKEPLAKIDYVEIVDGDSLNDVEVIERNILVPIAVYIGKTRLIDNFTYEI, encoded by the coding sequence GTGCTAGTAAAAGAAATAAAAGAACTTAGAAGTATGATTAAATCATGGAGAAGAGAAGGTCTTTCCATTGGATTTGTACCCACTATGGGAGCTTTACATGAAGGTCATGAAAGTTTGATAAAGAGAGCTGTAGCTGAAAATGACAGAGTGGTGGTTAGTGTTTTTGTTAATCCAACACAATTTGGACCTAATGAAGATTATGATGCTTATCCAAGAAATATTGATAAAGATTTAAAACTTTGTATGAATGCTGGAGCAACAGTAGTGTTTAATCCAGAACCTAAAGAGATGTATTTTCAAGATAAATCTACAAGTGTAAGTGTTTCAGGACTTACAGATGTACTTTGTGGAGCAAAAAGACCAGGACATTTTGATGGGGTATGTCTTGTGGTTTCAAAATTCCTTAATATTGTAACTCCGGATAGAGCTTATTTTGGACAGAAGGATGCTCAACAAGTTGCAGTAATAAAGAGAATGATTAGAGATTTAAATATTGATGTAGAGATAATACCATGTCCAATAGTTAGAGAAGAAGATGGGCTTGCAAAAAGTTCAAGAAATACTTATTTGTCAGCAGAAGAAAGAAAAGCAGCTTTAGTATTAAGCAGAAGTTTAAAGATGGCTAAAAAAGCTTTGGATAATGGTGAAAGGGATGCTTATAAACTTAAGGAACTAATTAGAGTTGAAATAAGTAAGGAACCTTTAGCAAAGATTGATTATGTTGAAATTGTAGATGGCGATTCTTTAAATGATGTAGAAGTAATCGAAAGAAATATACTGGTTCCTATAGCAGTTTATATTGGAAAAACGAGATTGATAGACAATTTTACGTATGAAATTTAA